AGATCGCCTTCACCGGCGGCAGCGTCATGGGCATGACGGTAGTCGGAGTAGGTCTTTTAGGCGTCATCGCCATGTACTATATCTTCCCGAGCCCCGAAGTCATCACGGCCTTCGGCTTCGGCGCGAGCTCCATAGCGCTCTTCGCGCGAGTGGGGGGAGGCATCTACACCAAAGCGGCCGACGTTGGTGCAGACCTCGTCGGCAAAGTCGAAGCCGGCATCCCGGAAGACGACCCGCGCAACCCGGCGGTCATAGCGGACAACGTCGGCGACAACGTCGGCGACATAGCCGGTATGGGTGCCGACCTCTTTGAATCATACGTAAACTCGATAATCGCGGCCATGGCCATAGGTGCGATGGCGT
Above is a genomic segment from Synergistes jonesii containing:
- a CDS encoding sodium/proton-translocating pyrophosphatase — translated: MNLLAIVGVTGVIALLFAAAASCKISGFRVENERVKELSGIIQGGAMAFLYREYKTLVPFVIIVAAILAWKINVPSAACFVAGALCSGLTGFIGMKVATKSNGKTSFAAMHGMNDALKIAFTGGSVMGMTVVGVGLLGVIAMYYIFPSPEVITAFGFGASSIALFARVGGGIYTKAADVGADLVGKVEAGIPEDDPRNPAVIADNVGDNVGDIAGMGADLFESYVNSIIAAMAIGAMA